In Capsicum annuum cultivar UCD-10X-F1 chromosome 7, UCD10Xv1.1, whole genome shotgun sequence, one genomic interval encodes:
- the LOC124885745 gene encoding uncharacterized protein LOC124885745 → MVNPKNNSHSYAITTQSGKVNIDPPIPTIDEQKNDDKPVDVKSSNKKDVGYKKVAKPVLKPLPKPLPSYPQRLKNKNMFYIYSRSLVEKNEYPNAFTIPYTIGFFTFARALYDLGGSINHMPFAVEHETNCEVDFQVLIILGRPSLPTSRTLIDLELGHLMLRLNDKQDDGSDMVFPIEEILGVEELVVVIMNFDSDAIEEYEELVSALHGKGFYRRLIKDFSKIASPLCKLLENEVKFNFDEACEKAFKSLKEKLLTAPIIVSFNWSLPFEIKCNTSGLALGDVLGQQKEKIHHPIYYSRKALNPSQKNYTVTEQKLLAMVFAFKKLRSCLIGTKVIVKTNHVALRYLMSKKDAKHRLVRWILLLKEFNFEVKDRKGIENQVADHLSILEEEAMQKVANVLEIDHNFLDEKILAASQDLIP, encoded by the exons ATGGTAAATCCCAAAAATAATAGTCACTCCTATGCcattaccactcaaagtggtaaagTCAATATAGACCCACCTATACCCACTATTGATGAGCAGAAGAATGATGATAAGCCTGTTGATGTAAAGAGCAGTAACAAGAAGGATGTAGGATATAAGAAGGTTGCAAAGCCTGTATTGAAACCCCTTCCAAAACCTTTACCTTCTTATCCACAAAGGCTAAAAAACAAGAATATG TTCTATATCTACTCTAGATCATTGGTGGAGAAGAACGAGTATCCCAATGCTTTTACTATACCTTATACCATTGGATTTTTCACCTTTGCTCGTGCTTTATATGATTTGGGTGGTAGTATCAACCATATGCCATTTGCAGTGGAACATGAGACTA attgtgaagtggactttcaagtcctAATTATTCTGGGAAGACCATCTTTGCCTACAAGTAGGACATTGATAGATTTAGAACTGGGGCATCTGATGCTGAGATTGAATGATAAACAG GATGATGGTTCTGATATGGTTTTTCCTATTGAAGAGATACTAGGTGTTGAAGAACTTGTAGttgtgatcatgaattttgactcTGATGCTATTGAGGAGTATGAGGAGCTAGTAAGTGCACTGCATGGAAAGG GCTTTTATAGGCGATTAATCAAGGATTTCTCGAAGATTGCTAGTCCTCTTTGCAAGCTTCTTGAGAAtgaggtaaaatttaattttgatgaagCGTGTGAGAAGGCTTTTAaaagcctaaaagagaagttACTGACTGCTCCAATCATTGTGTCTTTTAATTGGTCCTTACCCTTCGAGATTAAGTGTAACACTAGTGGATTGGCCTTAGGGGATGTACTAGGCCAGCAAAAAGAAAAGATCCAtcatcccatctactattctAGAAAGGCACTAAATCCTTCTCAAAAGAACTATACTGTGACAGAGCAAAAGTTATTGGCAATGGTTTTTGCCTTTAAAAAGCTTAGATCTTgcttgattgggacaaaggtgataGTAAAAACTAATCATGTAGCATTGAGGTACCTAATGTCTAAAAAGGATGCAAAGCATAGGCTTGTTAGGTGGAttcttttgttgaaagaatttAACTTTGAGGTAAAGGACAGAAAAGGCAtagaaaatcaagttgcagatcacttATCGATACTGGAGGAGGAAGCTATGCAGAAGGTCGCAAATGTATTGGAGATTGATCACAATTTTCTAGATGAGAAAATATTAGcagcttcccaagatctaattccatag